A stretch of DNA from Pseudomonadales bacterium:
ACACATGACAGCCGATGCGCCGGATCAGCGCTTCAGAGACAGAGACATCCGTTTCAGCAATGGTGTCTCCGGTCGCAACATCGAAATCCCTTCTGCATCGCCTCGCAACTATCACCAGGTGATCTGCGAGCCATCGTCGATGCCGGGACTGTCCGTCGACGGCAAACTGTTCATCGCCAGCGGATCCTCGCGCAAGGTGCCTGGACCGCTTGTCATCATCGCACCCGGAAGTCTCGGGGTGGCTGACAGCCATCTGGCCCACGCGGAGAGTCTGCTGAACGCCGGAATCTCAGCTTTCGTGCTCGACAGTTTCGGTGAGCGCAGCGTGACTTCCACCGTGGCCGATCAGACCCAGTTTTCTTTCGCTGCTTCCGCCTACGATGTGCTCGCCGCCTGGCAGCATCTCGCCGCAATGCCTGAGATCGATGCGCGGCGAATCGGCGCCCAGGGTCACAGTCGCGGGGGTTCTGCGGTGTTGACCGCAGCGAATCGGCGCTTCGCTGATGCGGTGACTGGCGCTGGCAGGGGACTCTGCGCTGTGCTGGCCGCCTACCCCTGGTGCGGCCACCAGTTCCTCGATGCCGGCGTCGGTGGTACGCGGGTGCATGTACTCATGGGTGATGCCGACCAGTGGTGCTCTGCCATGCAGGCCCAGGCGCACGTGCACGCGATCCGCATTGCAGGCGGTGCCGCGACCATGCGCCTGGTGGGGGGCGCTCAGCACAGTTTCGATCGCGGTACTGCGGTAGCCGATGTGGCTGAGGCCAGAGTATCTCCCGGCGCGCCAATCGCATTTCTCGCCAACGACGGGGCCTTCATTCACCCCTTAGGTTCCGATCCGGATCCCGATCTGGTGGATAGGGATCTCATGGTCTATGCCCTGAAGGCAGGCTACGGAAAAACGGGGGCGAAGATCGGCAGCAACTCGCCTGGGGAAGCGGACCTGTTCCGGGAAGACATGCTGGCATTCTGGCGCGGTACGCTGGATAAGGCGGGAGCCCTCTGAAGCATTGAAGGCAAATCACCCACCCGGAAACCGGTGATCAAGGATCAACGCTCACAGTTTCCCTAACAGAAGTGCGCCCCCCGGGTACCCGTGTAAACCGCATACAGACTCTGACTGGCGGTCATGAAAAGTCGGTTATGCTTCACACCACCGAAACAGAGATTGGCACAGAGCTCAGGGAGTAGAATCTGCCCGACCCGCTGACCTTCCGGGTTGAAGACATGGACGCCGTCGTAGCCGGCACCCACCCAGCCAGCACTGGACCAGATGTTGCCATCCCGGTCGCAGCGTATACCGTCCGCGAATCCCGCAACCGTTTTCCCGTCGAGATCCATTGCCATCGACGCAAACACCCGACCATTGACAAGCCTGGACTCATCGACAACGTCCCACGATTTGATCAATGGTGGAGCAGCGGCACCATAGTGTGATGCGCCGGTGTCAGCTACATAGAGCCTGGTGTAGTCAGGTGAAAAGCACACACCGTTGGGCTTGAAGATTTCATCGCTCACCTTGTGGAGCTTGCGGGTCTTCAGATCGAGCCTGTAGACGGCTTCCTTCTGAAAGGGCTGTGGCGAGTCTCCCGGCGCATCTGTTCCTTCGTACTCACCCAGAGCGCCATAGCCCGGATCCGAAAACCACAAGTCACCATTGGGATGCACGATGCCGTCGTTCGGACCATTGAGCGACTTGCCATCGAAACTTTCCGCAAGCACGGTCACACTGCCATCCACCTCGTATCGAACCACACGCCGGGTCAGGTGTTCGAAGGAAATCTGTCGCCCTTCGCGATCGAAGGTGTTGCCGTTGCTGTAGTTCGAATCACCGCGGAACACCGATACATGACCGTCCTCGGCGAGCCAGCGGTACTGAACGTTGGCCGGTATGTCACTCCACACCAGGTATTTCCCAGCGCTGTTCCAGGCAGGGCCTTCCGCCCAGTACATCTCCGGGCTGGTGTACAGACGCCGGATCGGCGTGTTACCCAGAAAGCCTTTGAAGCTCGAATCCAGGGTTTTCAGATCCGGATGGGGATAGCGCACTGGTTCAGCGACAACGGCACCAGCGAACGGCGCCATCAGTCCGGCGCAGCCCGCAGTAGATAAAAACGACCTCCTGTTCAAATCAGCAACCTCACTGTGCGGCCTGTTTCACCAATGACTCGAGTTCCGGCAACCGCCGTTCAATGGCCTCCGGCTTCTGGGAGCCCAGCTGCACCACCAGACGGTCGACACCGAGGTCGGCATAGGCGCTGATCGTCTCCGCTGTAGCCTGTTGCGGGGTGATCACGATCTCGAACCCGCGCCGCGAACGGCCAGCGGCTTTCAGTGCTTTATCCAATCCCTGCAATGCGGCTCGTGTCTGATCCGGAGTAAGGGCGAAGCCATACCAGCCACTGCCGAACTCTGCCGCGCGACGCAGGGAGCGTGCTCCGTGTCCACCCACGAGGATCGGCAGATGGGGCTTCTGTACCGGTTTCGGATCCATGCGGCAGGCTTCAAGCTGCACATGCTTACCTTTGAATGAGGCTACCGGCTCGGTCCACAGCGCGATCATGGTTTTCAGGAACTCGTCACAGCGCTCACCCCGGTCTTCCCAGCCGTAGCCGCAGGCAAGCACTTCCTCCTTACACCAGCCCACGCCGATTCCGAAATCCATCCGGCCGCCGCTGAGCCAGTCGAGTGTGGCGAATTCCTTCGCGGTATAGATCGGATTGCGCTGTGGTACCAGCGTGATGCCGGTTCCCAGCCGCAGCGTCTTTGTGGCGCCGGCCAGAAAGCCGAAGGTGGAAACAGTGTCGAGCATGCCACCTCCCCGGGGCACGGGTATGCGACCATCTTTCGAGCCCGGATAAGGAAACTCCATCTTGTCGAAGAGCACCACGTGCTCGCCCATCCAGAGCGATTCAACACCGACCGCTTCGATGCGCTGCGCGAAGTCGACGATCATAGCCGGGGTGGCGTGGGGGGACATGAAGGTGGCAAAGACTCCAAGTTTCATGGGTGCGCTCCTGT
This window harbors:
- a CDS encoding prolyl oligopeptidase family serine peptidase is translated as MTADAPDQRFRDRDIRFSNGVSGRNIEIPSASPRNYHQVICEPSSMPGLSVDGKLFIASGSSRKVPGPLVIIAPGSLGVADSHLAHAESLLNAGISAFVLDSFGERSVTSTVADQTQFSFAASAYDVLAAWQHLAAMPEIDARRIGAQGHSRGGSAVLTAANRRFADAVTGAGRGLCAVLAAYPWCGHQFLDAGVGGTRVHVLMGDADQWCSAMQAQAHVHAIRIAGGAATMRLVGGAQHSFDRGTAVADVAEARVSPGAPIAFLANDGAFIHPLGSDPDPDLVDRDLMVYALKAGYGKTGAKIGSNSPGEADLFREDMLAFWRGTLDKAGAL
- a CDS encoding SMP-30/gluconolactonase/LRE family protein yields the protein MAPFAGAVVAEPVRYPHPDLKTLDSSFKGFLGNTPIRRLYTSPEMYWAEGPAWNSAGKYLVWSDIPANVQYRWLAEDGHVSVFRGDSNYSNGNTFDREGRQISFEHLTRRVVRYEVDGSVTVLAESFDGKSLNGPNDGIVHPNGDLWFSDPGYGALGEYEGTDAPGDSPQPFQKEAVYRLDLKTRKLHKVSDEIFKPNGVCFSPDYTRLYVADTGASHYGAAAPPLIKSWDVVDESRLVNGRVFASMAMDLDGKTVAGFADGIRCDRDGNIWSSAGWVGAGYDGVHVFNPEGQRVGQILLPELCANLCFGGVKHNRLFMTASQSLYAVYTGTRGAHFC
- a CDS encoding LLM class F420-dependent oxidoreductase, encoding MKLGVFATFMSPHATPAMIVDFAQRIEAVGVESLWMGEHVVLFDKMEFPYPGSKDGRIPVPRGGGMLDTVSTFGFLAGATKTLRLGTGITLVPQRNPIYTAKEFATLDWLSGGRMDFGIGVGWCKEEVLACGYGWEDRGERCDEFLKTMIALWTEPVASFKGKHVQLEACRMDPKPVQKPHLPILVGGHGARSLRRAAEFGSGWYGFALTPDQTRAALQGLDKALKAAGRSRRGFEIVITPQQATAETISAYADLGVDRLVVQLGSQKPEAIERRLPELESLVKQAAQ